The Methylocella silvestris BL2 DNA segment AGAAACACAAAAGCGTCCGCCTTGACGCCCAGCGGCGGCGCGCCGGGCATGACGTTGCGCAGCGCGGGAACGGCGAACAACATGGCCGCAAGAGCGCCAGTGAGCGCCGCCTCAAGCCGCCTCAGACCGGCGATGGCGAGCACGCCGATGGTCAGGCCGCAGAGCGCGATGACCGCCATGACCGCATAGACGAGCGAGGCGAAGTAAATCTGGGCGAGGGGACGTTTCGCCCGGATTTCAAGCCCGAGCCCCACTTCGCCGGGCGCTGGCGCGCGCGCCAAAATGTCGATCTCCCAGCCCGCCAGACGCTCCCAGAGCGTGAGGCGGATGGGAATTCTTTCGCCCTCCGGTTTCTTGCCTTCCCACGCGGCGATCGTGACCTCGCCCCTATATTCGTCGAAGGGATAAGCGCTGATCGAGCCGTTGACGCCGATCTGCGCGATCGTTGTCGGCGCGGCGCTGCCAGCTCCAAGCACGATGTCGAGCACATAGTCTCCATCGCTTGCATGCACCGTGATGTCGCGATCAGGCAGGGCCGGATAATGGGCGCCCCGCGGCCCGGCTTCGGTGGAGAAATCGAGGCTGATCGAAATCGCTTGCCTGACCGGATCGACCTGCGTCGCCTCGAGGAAGATGTTCAGCGGGGCAGTTTTGGTCGCAAGGCTTTCGGCGACGGCGGTTTCGCTTGTTTCCGGCTGGAGACAAAGACCGGCGAAAAACGCCATATAAGCGGCGAATATCGCAACAAGCGCCAGCGAGATCGCCAGCACGCGACGCATCGCGTTCGAAGGTTTTGCAGACGCCAGATCAGTCATCGCAAGGGCGCCAATGGAAGGAAATCGGCCGGATCGCCGGCGCCGGGCTGCGACCGAGGCCGGTCTTTCTCGCAGATTCGACGGGAGCCGACAAGAAATTTGCTTGAGCTTGACCGCCAGATCGCCTCTTTCACGCTGCCGTCACGCGAGCGCTGCCTGCTCGAGGGAAGCCTTCAAACTTCGCCCGCCGGCGCAGCGCGCTCGCCCGCGGCGCGCCCGGCGCATAGCCGCATGCGTTCTATCCCTCCGCTCCTAATCTGTTGCTTGAGCGCATCATCTTTGTCGAAAAAGTCTGCATCTTCTTCGGATCATGCTCTGGGCGCAGCGGCGTCATCTTTCTGCCTCCAATTGTTGCTGCGCTAAAGACCGCATAATTCTACGGTCTGGCTTAAGTCTTTTCTCAGATTACAGCGAGTGCGCCATCACATATCGGCGCGGAACGTCTGATCTATACTTTGTTTTAATAAACAAAGGCGGAAAATGGGTTTGGAGGGTAGGCCATGTCATATGCCCGCTTCTACCAGCACGGAGTGAAAGCTTACGTCGAAGGCCGCGCGCTGAGCATGAATCCCCATAATCCCAGGGATCAGGCGGAGGCTTGCGAAGGTTGGACGGAGGGTTGGCTCGACGCCCGCCAGGCGCACGTCCACAGGTTGGCGAACGAGCTTTCAAAGACCCTGCGCCCAATCCAGATCGACCGGTTCATTGCCGCGCGGGAATATAGCTTCGCCGTCTAGAGCAAGCGCCGCCGCCCGCACAATACCGATCTGGCCAAGCCCCGCTCGCCGCCTTTTCGCCTGGTCACGCAAAGCTTTCGCCCAGCGAACGATCGTTAATCGTCAGGCGCATGACTACAAGAGCCAACTGCGCGCGTTTCGGTCGGCGCCCTCAGCCGACGAGTCTTCTGCCCCCTAATTGTTGTAATAGCCGCCGAAGAATGGCGTCCCGACGCCGTCGATGGGGTCAAGCACGCTGTGGGAATTGCTGAAAGCATAGCCGCCGCCGAACGGGACGCCCGAATCATAATCATAGCCAATCGCCTCGCTCTGGATCGCAAAGCCAATCGGGTTCCGCTCGCCGGCATATTCGATCGGACGGTTTTGCCGCTCATGGAGCGCCCCGGTCCGATATTGCCGCGGCAGGGGATAGAAGCCTGCGCCGCTCGCGCCATCTTCGGAAAGATCCACATACCCCGTCGACCGGCTCTGTTTCGCGTAGGCGACCCCAGAATGGTTTTTGTGCGCGGCGCGCTTCCGCGCGTTCGTCTCGGACGCATTCGCCGCCGTTGCTGCGAGGCTAACCGCCGCCAGGGCCGCCGCCAGCGTCACCCTGAACGCAAGGCTTGACCTGGATCTTTGAGACCGCCTCATTTCTATCTCCCTCTTCGCGTCACAAGGCCGTTCCTGTTCCAAGCCCGGCGCCGGCGCGCAACCTTGCGCGGACTTATACGTTGCTGGCCCGCGAAATAGAAATCTGGAGGGTAAAATCGATGGAACCAATGCAACCAATGAAGCCGATGGAGCCCATGAAACCCATGTCGTGGGGCGAAAAATGGTGGCCCGACGAACTCGGTCAGCCATCATCGAGCGGCGCGCAGAACAACATGCGCTACGCGTTCTTTCCGCAAAAGCATCGGCTCTTGATAGAACAGGACGGCAAGCTGACGTCCTATGACAGCGGCGACCACCAGATCTCGGGCGTTCAGCAAAGCGGCGGCTCGCAGCCGCCAAGCTTCACCAGCCAGAACGGATCGGTGTGGCTGGAGGA contains these protein-coding regions:
- a CDS encoding DUF4436 family protein — translated: MTDLASAKPSNAMRRVLAISLALVAIFAAYMAFFAGLCLQPETSETAVAESLATKTAPLNIFLEATQVDPVRQAISISLDFSTEAGPRGAHYPALPDRDITVHASDGDYVLDIVLGAGSAAPTTIAQIGVNGSISAYPFDEYRGEVTIAAWEGKKPEGERIPIRLTLWERLAGWEIDILARAPAPGEVGLGLEIRAKRPLAQIYFASLVYAVMAVIALCGLTIGVLAIAGLRRLEAALTGALAAMLFAVPALRNVMPGAPPLGVKADAFVFLSAQMALMIGLAFFIIAWARRGPAP